In Dromiciops gliroides isolate mDroGli1 chromosome X, mDroGli1.pri, whole genome shotgun sequence, the genomic window GAATAAAATGGGGGCAagctagaaaaatggaaaacatttttgaaaagttggggcagctaggtggcgcagtggatagagcaccggccctacacttaacacttactagctgtgtgaccctgggcaagtcacttaaccccaattgcctcactaaaaaaaaaaaaaattaaaaaagaaaagaaaagtcattgGGAATTATGAAACTTTAGTTATCTGTGCAAATGGAGGCCTTTTGGGCCTGTTAGCAGCAGGATCATTACTGCTATCCACATGTTGTCAGTGAGAAGTGTTTGTAAATGAGAAGGCACCCAATGGAGAGATCACCCTGGGGCTGAGGTTGAGGATCCTGGGGGAGGCTGGTCGTGACTTCATCTGGGACACTGAAGTCTGATTACTTCTATCTTCTGCAGTGATGACCATATTACCAATGTGCCCATTATGTCCACCATGACTATTCTGTGTTAACTTCAGGTAGAAAAATTAACAAGccataaaatataaagaatttgtGGGATCTCTTTTTCTGAAATCCCTGGCTTAGAGATCTTAGCATCTTGCTTAGTCTACCCTGATACtgatttcatctttttatcttttagaGAAATAATATGACAACTCAACCAGGCTTTAAAATCTTACTAAGGATAATAACATTAGTCTTTTTGATAATGACACCTCTGGGTGAGTACTTTGTCTGAATAGCTGTGACAAAGAGGCCTGGGCACTTGaggagaaaatcaaatgaaattgaTTTCCTAAGAAGCCAAATCAATGTCAAGATGCCTTCagtttagaaattaaaatttaatcaaTTTCAAGGTTTATAATATGCAAAGCCTCCTGAAAGCAATCTCGAATTACTCAAGGGAATCTTACCTGTCTATCCACATAAGAAataccaagtggatgaagaatgtctattgcccAGATTTCAATGTGCATTTGGGGAGATATCTTGTAAGTTTATTCATTAACATGCATATCTGGAACAGATCACACAGATGGAGAGTGAGGAAAAAGAGAGCAGTCTAGATTgactgtggggggaggggggaaagaaggaaataagaatttattaagcacctactatgtgctagatactatgctaagcactttataaatatctcatttggttttcacaGCAtcccctggaaggtaggtgctattattatccatcttctatagttgaagaaaatgaggcagaggttaCCTGGCTTGTCCCAGATCATATatttagtgtctgaggatggatttgaactcaggtctttcttcgTTCTGATTCTACACTCAACACACTATCCACGTCAGTGCTGCCTAATGGCCATTGGGGAATTGCAAAACTCCTTTACCaaccctaaactttttttttttttttttggtgaggcaattggggttaagtaacttgcccagggtcacacagctagtaagtgttaagtgtctgaggtaaaatttgaactcgggtccttctgactccagggccagtgctctatccactgtatcacctagctgcccccctaaactttttttttttggtgaggcaattggggttaagtgacttgcccagggtcacacagctagtgtcaagtgtctggggctggatttgaactcacgtcctcctgactccagggctagtgctctatccactgcgccacctagctgcccccctaaactttttaataataaaattctaacaatattgctgtgtggaaacaaaatatgaaatatagcGGTTTCCAAAGAACTAAAAGTGAGCTTCCCACAAAAGGCACTGGAGAGGCACACggtgagtgggagaaggaatgaAAGGGTTTGTACGATGGGCTGGCTATATGAGGAAGGTGAGAGGTCACAGATGTGGAACCAGAGTGTTGCACTGTCATCCTTGTGCTGTTGTTGGGGGATAACAGGGAAGTCCTCTAGCACATTAGCCAGACCCCTTGTAGTAAATTATTGAAGGGGATGACTATGAATTATACACAGGCAGGTATGGATGAGTTGCATAATTGGAGGGAAGAGACCTTCtgaatcagtgagatcacagattcatttgaTGACCTAAAACTAATGCCTATTTCAGTTCCAGATACTAAATACCAAATCTAAATGTCAGTCTACCAAAATAGATGTAGTGCTACTTCTGAGGTCAGAGGGCCCTAaaccgtgtgaccttgggtgagtcactctctgaatttcactgtctttcatctgtaaaataaagaggttctATTCTATGATCTGTTAAAGTCTCTGTCAGTAGTTTGCCTAAGCCTCATTCATCCCAGTTCTCATTGAGACCAGACATCAGATAGATGTCTGGGTGTCCTCTGAACCTCCACACTGAGAATTAGCTTTACCCTTTTTGAAAGAGTCTCTATTTTAATGAGACTAGATAGAACTTCTTGTCATCCCAGTCAACAGCTAGCTGATGCCTTGTTTATTCCTTACTaataatcctttcattttctccCGAAGCCTCTTCATTTCTCTCAGGTCTTTCTTTTCTCATAAAACAGTATAGACTTTCAAGCTGACTTCTGGTCAAGGGCCAAAAATTTCCTTCctgattaattttaattttcttttccttattgatttctattttgcaCTTTTATAAAGATGGTGTATATTTGAGAGACAGTATAGCATAGTGGAGagagccacccccacccccatggagTTAGAGATAGGCCTGCCTCTGATATATAAATTGTGTctccctggataagtcacttaaactctcaatgTCCTAAGCAACtgctaaaattataaattgtgcAAGAGTTGTTGGTGTATATCCTTGGAAAGAGTTTCCACCCTGGAAGTTTCCTATCTCTTCACTCCCCCTCCTactcagtgaaatcataggtctggaccgAAAAATAACAGCCTTTTCAAtctaagttgtgtgtgtgtgtgtgtgtgtgaaataacAGCCTTTTCAAtctaagttgtgtgtgtgtgtgtgtgtgtgtgaaataacAGCCTTTTCAAtctaagttgtgtgtgtgtgtgtgtgaaataacAGCCTTTTCAATctaagttgtgtgtgtgtatgtgtgtgtgtgagagagagagagagagagagataggacaATTGACTACTAAAGTCAGTAGtaacctcagagatcatgtagtccaactttgttcattttacagagaaggaaactgaacccTAGAATGAGCAAATGGTGGCCTGTGGTAACATTGCTAATTAATAACAGAGCTGCAATTACCCCCCCTCCAAGTCTCCTACCTTAGTGCAGTTCTCTTTTCACAGTACACACTGGCCTTCCAATTATaatgtaattaaaaattaaattaaaaaataattcaatcaCAGATAGTCAACGTGATatcatagctcacatttatatacagctttaaggtttgtaaagtgctttacaaatattatctcatttgatcctcacaacagctctgggagctAAGGGCTATTATCAACCCCATATTATAGGTAAGAAACTGAACTGGATAAGgtttagtagtagtagcagcagcagcagcagcaacaagaaCAGCAAccgcagcagcagtagcaacagtGGTAGtggcagtagtagcagtagtagtaacagtagcagtagtagcagtagtagtggcAGCAGCAGCTAACCTTTCTATAtaatacagtaaaaataataatgatagcatttatataggccCTACAATGtgatgggcactgtgctaagtgctttacaattttgatttcattggatcctcacaataacaaccctgggagggagatgctattgtgatcctcattttacagatgaagaaactaaaatagatGAGATTAAGTCATGGTAGTTGTAGGTAACACGTATAtgtaatatagtaataataatataataatgatgataacaagcATTGATTCTGTCccagacactgggctaaacaATTGACAAAAGGCATCTTATCTGATCCTCCACACAAGTACCCTGGGAGGAAGGCGCTGTTATTATCCCTGTGTTACGATTAAGAAAATGGAGGCTAACAGAAGTTCattgatttgccaagggtcacacagctaggaaatgtcttaGGCTAGATAAgcacttgggtcttcctgactttaatcTCAATGCTCTACCCACCATGCCAGCTGACTGCCTTTGGtataaagggaagggaacaaggatTTATtccctgccttctctctgttaggCACTAAGATACGTGCTTTACCAAGATCACCTCGTCTGATTGTcgcaacaaacctgggaggtaaatgctactattatccttattctacaaatggggaaactgaggcaagtcaaggttaaatgacttgcccagggtcacagctaggaaatgtcttaaaacagacttgaactcaaatcttcctgactccaggcccaccactctgcGTGCATAATAATAGTTAacctttaagttttacaaagcacattGTACAGATGATTGTGATTCAGCGGTTGCCTCTTGTCCGGAactaactttgtgactctgggtaagtcatttaacctttcagtgccctggGCTACTTTCCAAGACCCCAAGTCATAAACAagttgatatagattatatcagtggagggagtttccctaCACTGATTAAATGACAGGTTCATATGCTGCAAATCGTCATGTACCATCATCACAAAGGCCTACTCTGAATTAAGGAAGTTTACATCTTTGGAAATCTCCCCACAATGGCATCTGGTTGTTCcttgtgttgtgttttgttttgtttttttagtgaggcagttggggttaagtgacttgcccagggtcacacatctagtaagtgtcaagtgtctgaggctggatttgaactcaggtcctcctgactccagggccggtgctctatccactgcgccacctagctgcccctgttccttgTGTTTTAAAGAATGTGTGCTTGACTGTGAATTTGGGAAGCTCAGTAAATATTGCAGAGATCCACTTTGTCTGGGGCCTGGCAAAATGGAATGATTTTGAGCTGGATCTAGATTTGTTGAACATTTCTGGATCATTGATACGGTGATATTCCACCTTTGCTTCGTCCCAAGCAAGGCAAACTCAGGACCAGAAGGATGGCTGGCCCGGTTCTGAGTGGGCGTCCTTCTAGGAATCTGCAATTGAGATGTGCAATTAGATCCTGTGTTTCCATTTCTCACTAAAAGCATCCCTTCCCTCTGAAAGGTAGTTCTCTCTTGCAGAGGAGGACATGACTGACAGTGATTGTTATCTGTGGGTAGGGCTGAAAAGATGTCCTCCCCTAATATCCAATGTGTGTGTTTGAAGTAGACAGCGGCTTCATTGGAAATAGCATTCCATGTTACCTGTTGAATGGAAGCAATGCGAGCATGGCAGGATTTTGAACTATTATAATAGATATTGAGCTCTTTCAAAACCACCTAGAATAAATCAGCCACTTTAGCAAGCATGATGGTGTCTTTGTAAAGTTGCCTGCGAGTTCTAATTATGCTAGGCTGTATGCATGATGAGGCATAGTGTGAGGCCGCAAGATATAGAGGGaatagtgctggatttggagaatgGAGATCCCAATTCTCATCCCACTTCATATACTTAggagttgtatgaccctggccttTCcatgtcccagtttcctcatctataaatgaagacAGTAATTACCTCCCAGTATCATTATGAGGATCCAGTAATattatgtgtatctatacatacctattatatatatgtatatatacatataatattaatCAAAGAcactgctttgcaaaccttaaagctctttgTAATAATGTGTGTCCTCTTTTTCAGTTACATTTACATAGAAATGGCCCTGGGATAAGTTACCATTATgatgttatttttttatctttaatattCTGCAAACACACCAGAGATTGCTTTTTGCAATGGGATAAAGGCATTGGAATGCAAGCTCATTTTGGGGGGCTCATTGAAGGCATTGTTGAGATAACTCCAGGGGCAGAGAGAATGACAGGAATGATAGATGGTTAATCCTCTTCCCACctggtttggatttttttgctTGGTCTCTAAGTTTTGAGagcttttcattccatgtagTTTGTAAATTATGATCGATTGGTATGCAATGtctattaaaaatattgttcttaaaTGTTTGCGGTTTCATGTTGTGTCCAGGTAGTTGTGACCCACATGTTGTATCTACATTGATGCACTAGTTCCAGAACAACTTATTTATTGAATTACCAAGTGATGATAATATAATTGTTGTTGTCGTAtcaccctgagtaagtcacataacccctcTAATATGGGTAACTTTTAAAAGACtgtaaattaggggcagctaggtagcacagtggatagagcaccggccctggagtcaggaggacctgagttcaaatccggcctcagacacttaacacttactaactgtgtgaccctaggcaagtcacttaaccccaattgcctcactaaaaaaaaagattgtaaattATATTCTGATTACATCCAGTATTGGTAGAATGTGTTCCcaaaccaattaaatcacaggtcttttACATATTTATGGATATTTGTAGGTAAAGTACCACCTTTCCCCGCTAAAAAAGAAGATGTTCTTTTAAAACTAGGCCCAGAGAAAGACTAtaataaaacaaggaaaaagaaaagtgaaattgaagaattaaaaatactataaatGATTCAAGAAGAGAAATATGTCAGTTGGGGGACAAAAACAACTTAAGAACAAAATCTCTTGAGATCATTGTGATACAATGTGGTGTATAAAGTTCATCCAGACAGCCAGATTAGGGTTtcaatccagccttggacacttactagctctgtggccctgggcaagaaacttaactgagcctcagttttctcatctggaaatggagataataatagagccTAGCTCTCAGAGTTGTAAGACATCATCATGGTCATTGGCAATAATAATGCTAaatataataactagcatttatatggtgctttaaagtttgtgaagtgttttacatacattatttcatctgatcttgACAACAACCTTGTAAAATTGGTattatcattttccccattttacaaatgaaactgagactcagtgatgttaagtgaattgcctagggccatacagttagtaaacatctgaggcagaatttgaattcaggccttctagACCCTGAGTCCTGTGCTCTTGTTGCTGTGCCAAgtgcttcgcaaaccttaaagtggaaaaaaatgtcaGCTTTCATTTTCAGCAATtatttctctcccaccctctgtCCCATGACCTTCTTTTATAGCCTTGTCCCCAAAGAGGCAAAGTGTTTTGCTTAAAAAAGAGTTTTCAAATGACCTCCCAAAGTGTCACCCTGAGGTGCTGTGCTTGTACTGTCTAGGGTGCTCCTCCTTGGTAACTGCTCTCAGAATGTCCGGTACATCCcgtttgggttttttcctccttGTGGGACTTTTCCTGGGAGTGGGGATCAGTGTCATCTGGAGCCTTATCTGGCCAAATAATTGGGGTGATCCAGTTTGGAGAAGTCATGGTATGGCCTAAATCAGGTGTAACTCAGATATAGCTTGCTTTTGTTGTGGGTGAGGCATGGGGGGGGCAGTGGCTCAGAAACTGTCTCTCAAGGAAGAATTCCATCACCCTCCTCTGGAATAGACTGCACATCATTATGAAGCCTTCAGAGGGGTCTCTGATAATAATGACATGGGGGATAgaatgaccagataacaggacagatatACCAAGgagtcaagggactattaaagtttagcttggctaactagatatcaggatggacacacctaagaagtaagggaagataaaattctagAGCAGGGaagtcagttaggtgtggctactacctgacctgaGTTAGGAGATAGGGATAACTCTAGAGGTCATGACcatcattgaaaaaaaacaacctgcctttgattcaggaggacctgagttcaaatctggcctcacatacttgacactagctctgtgaccctggacaagtcacttaaccctcattgccccacaaaaaaaaaattctccttgaTTCACAGGAATttcaagcatccaagctttcccaccccacccccaaaaggaactttccacttttAGGTGGGTGGCACCccatctctcctctataaaagatTTTGCCTTCCTACTCTTCTGGGAGGAAGatatttctaagccatctcctcccattGTGGCTAAGTCTTCCAATtctctcttggtcactttctctagcgcctaacaaaggaccattttaattctaactggactgcgtgtgagagtataattctttacagaggaatacccaaggacccccaccacctatttccctgtgATAACAATCACCACCATCGCCAccaaacatttatatatcacctaaCTGTGGGCTAGGCACCTTGCTCTATAAAAGGCAAGCGTCATTTGGAGACTTTATTTCCATCCTAAAGTTTTGTTGGAGAAAGAACTAAAGGCCAGTCTGGTTACTTTCTAgtacccacccccccacccccaccccccgccaggCGCCCATGTCTCTGGTTATTTGGATGTGTGATGTCACCACCATGTAATGAGGAGAGTTGTTTTCCCTCTGACTGCTCTTGGTGCTGTAGGACCAGATCATTTCTTGACACCCTTGGCCTTGGGAAGGAATGGACTCATCTGAAAGAGCCTTTTGAATGAAGAGATTCACTGAGAGAAGATCAAAGAGAGAAAAGTCTAATAGGATGCATTGGATTTCCTTCATTCACCTCCTGCAGGAAGTTACTCAGCTCACAAAACACCCAAGGATTGCTTCCTGGTCACAGGTCAGGGAAAAACCCAAAGTGTTTTCTTAAATGttgttcctttcttcttcattttcttactTATGACTGTTTTTGTACATCACCTTAGTCGCTAATTACTTGTCCTTCTCATGAGTGCTGAAGGcaatcttccttcttccttcttccctcaccaGAGAAGCCTCAGATTTGAGGCTCTGGTGTTTTCCAGTGTGGGCTTAAGCTGTCTTTACAAAAACAAGCACATTCCCCCAAAACTTGGTGATTATCCCCCAACTTACTACAAAAGCAAGACTCTCCTTTTTCATAGCCAACAGGAGAAGGAGCTGCTGGGCATTCTTGTCATCTAAGATATTAAATTGCCCAGGAAATTCAGATTgagttcattttaattacatGTCATTAAGGTGCTGGACAGAGACACCCTCAGAGAGGTGGGGCATGATGGGTCAAGTCTAAGCACTGTCTCCTTCCTGAAGTGGGGATGACTTTCTTTGCCTCCATTGCACCCTATTGTCAAAGTCAACACGTTTCTAAAAAGGAAAGCCAGTGAAGAAAAAACAGTGCTGAGGTTCTTTGTCCCTGTTTCCATTGGCAGCAAACTCATCTTTGTTAGCAAATAACAAGGTGGGAGGACTATGAGGCAGTCATTGAGCTCTAGAAATCCAAGGCCTCAGAGAAATGAGCAGGTGGGCGGATGTCctttgagagagaaagggaaagagatacaCAGCATGCAATTAGGTAGggaccagaaaaaaataaagataacaggAGAAAAGGGTGATGAGCTGCTGAGTGAGACGTCTGACACCTTCAGGGAGGAGGATGGTAAGTGTGAGGCAGGTGGCAATTTAGAGGACTTCTGAAACCAACCCAAACCCCTGCAGGCCTATTTCCAGCCCCTCCCAGGTCCCAGTGGCTTCTCCTGAATTGTAGCGCTTCTGACCAATCAGGGCAGAACATAAAAAACTACTTTCAGGTCTGTTAAAATTGGACTGCATTAGAATCTGACAGAATTCCATGATGATAAGTCTCTGCAGTTGCTCTTTGGAAGCTGTTATCTTTGGTTACAAAGGCCTTATCTGCTGAAGGGCAGTCACCATGGAATGGTCCGTTGAGTGACcattggggtggggaggcagtaAGCGTGAGGTACACTGGGGAAAGAAGCCATTTTGGTCAAAGAGGTTTTTATTCATTGTAGCTCTGCCCTGTGTACCCCTATATTGGGGGGTTATGAGAAGATAAAGTGAGCTTCTCCACTGAGTCAGGTCTTGAAGAAGCATCTTCTCATCTTGGGCAGTTCTTCCTGCTGTGTTTCTCTAGATCCTTCCCAAATTATTTACCCAACACAATGGAATAACCACCAAAGGATTTGTTGTGCTGAATGTTAAGACCAGGATTTTGAGGAGGAAATATCGGTCAAGTCTTTCTAAGGTTAAAAAATAGGGGcagaaagaaaagataggggCAGCATTGCTTATTGGGCTGTGTCCTCGTTCCCACTACCAGTTTTAGTTTCCTTACCCATAAATCAAGATAATAAGAAGGATTATGCCTATCACATGCTTCTTGTGAGTGAGCATCAAACATAATGAATGGGTGAAGCTTAGCTTTGGAAATGTCCAGCGGgatgaaatcatagaatcaaaatTGAAAGAGGCTGTAAAGATCATCcattaaaagtatattttaggggcagctaggtggcaaagtgggtaaagcactagctctgaattcaggagaacctgagttcaaatccagcctcagacacttgacacttactagctgtgtgaccctgggcaagtcacttaacccccattgccccgccaaaaaaagaagtatattttattagatgagtaaactgaggcccagagatattgaAGGACTTGCATATGGTCACAAAGATGGTCACTGGCAGAGCACCTTCACTGAAGATGGGCCAATGCCCCCAGTATTGTCGTATTAGGTATTTTTTTCCCAACACCTTTGGTTGCCATGGAGTTCTCATGATGTCACCAATTATTGAGGTCATCAGGCCTTTTGTTCCCTGGTCATATTTAGAGGCATGAGCTAGGGGCTTCAGCTCAGTCTTGTGCCTACCAGGGGTCAGAGCTTGGGCACTCAGCAGGGCCAAAGTGAGGCTCATCTCCCTATCTTACCAGCTTAGGGGGTAATGTCACCAAGAGCCTGAGCCCCATCTTTACATCATTCGCACATGCCTGTCTGTTGCTTCTTCAAGACCAGTAAAGTGAATACCTTAATACCATCCTCACGATTCACAACTAGCCACCATGGTAAATGATCTACCCATCCCTGTGGTCTGCTTCTTCATCCTGCAGCATTCTAACCAATCAGGCCAGGGACTGATTATCATCATGAGCTGGAAAGTGGTCCCTACTCAGCAGAACTTGTGGTGCCTACTGTGTGGGGTGAGAGCCCGATGCCATAGCTTTATTCCACCCTTCTCCTGGGTCCATGGTTACACCTTGATTTTACTTAGACATCCAAGACCTGAGCCAACAACACTGAACCATTCACCAAGCCATCCACCAAGCAACAGGCCTTGGTGGACTTATTATGGCCTACTCATCTTCTGGCAGGAGAGGAGCTATGCAGCATCCCTGAGGGCCCTTTTCCAGCAGATGTTTTTCAGCACCTTTCTGAGCTATCTGAACAGACTTCACATTGTTGTGTACCAGAGCTCATGGACCACAAGAGGCTTACATCTCTTGGCCAGTGCCAGACTACGATTGAATTCCATCTCCATCAGGGTCATCTTTGATGCCCGCATTACCATCCAGATCAGGCGAAGCACCCCTGCGAGATATCATTTCTGGAGACTGGGCTCATTCATCTTGGAATTCATCAGTCTCCGCTTCTTGGCAGTTTACGTGAACAATAGGAAAGGAGCCAGGTACTGCTGCACTGTCACCATGGGACTCCCCTTGAACACCAGATCCCAGCATGGTaccaagaggaagaggaagagcccctcctccccaccatcaCAGTCCCTTGCACAGCAAATCAAAAAGACTTGTGTTACCATCACCATATTCTGTATCTTTGCATCAGATCAGAAAATAAAGAGGCCCAATGTGACACAGCTCAGAAAATACACTTGTGGTCCTGTCATTTCTTGATGCGAATATTAGGAGTCTGTTTCATTCCTcactatctttttttgggggggggggcaaagcaatgagggttaagtgacgttcccagggtcacacagctagtaagcgtcaagtgtctgaggctggatttgaactcacatcctcctgaatccagggccagtgctttatccactgtgccacctagctgtcccctccttgctgtccttttttttttctttttgcagggcaatgagtgttaagtgacttacccagggtcacagagctagtaagtgtcaagtgtctgagccggatttgaactcaggtactcctgaatccagggctggtgctttaccattGCGCCt contains:
- the LOC122733961 gene encoding uncharacterized protein LOC122733961, which encodes MVNDLPIPVVCFFILQHSNQSGQGLIIIMSWKVVPTQQNLWCLLCGVRARCHSFIPPFSWVHGYTLILLRHPRPEPTTLNHSPSHPPSNRPWWTYYGLLIFWQERSYAASLRALFQQMFFSTFLSYLNRLHIVVYQSSWTTRGLHLLASARLRLNSISIRVIFDARITIQIRRSTPARYHFWRLGSFILEFISLRFLAVYVNNRKGARYCCTVTMGLPLNTRSQHGTKRKRKSPSSPPSQSLAQQIKKTCVTITIFCIFASDQKIKRPNVTQLRKYTCGPVIS